The following proteins are encoded in a genomic region of Neomicrococcus aestuarii:
- a CDS encoding PH domain-containing protein: MRVRLRDNERVVVRTRPHLRAILWPVVRLMLLILVTSIGAGFLNRQHNEPLATIAPVLQWIVIGIGALLALSYGLLPIIRWLSTSVVLTTQRVIVHRQGKDREVPLENVFGVDLRQSMAQKINRSGTLILRTAQGNGIIYNVPAVQTVADLVVEYRDALAPRMVSTDRWAL; this comes from the coding sequence GTGCGAGTTCGATTACGAGACAACGAACGAGTGGTTGTCCGTACCCGACCGCACCTTCGCGCCATCCTGTGGCCCGTGGTCCGGCTCATGCTCTTGATTCTGGTCACGAGCATCGGAGCTGGCTTTTTGAACCGCCAACACAACGAGCCACTAGCCACCATCGCTCCGGTACTGCAATGGATTGTGATCGGCATCGGCGCTCTGCTGGCCTTGAGTTACGGGCTCTTGCCGATTATCCGCTGGCTGTCCACTTCCGTTGTCCTCACCACGCAACGTGTGATTGTGCATCGCCAAGGCAAGGATCGCGAAGTACCGTTAGAGAATGTTTTCGGAGTTGACCTGCGCCAGTCAATGGCTCAGAAAATCAATCGCTCCGGAACGTTGATCCTTCGAACAGCCCAAGGAAACGGCATTATTTACAATGTTCCTGCAGTGCAAACGGTCGCTGACCTCGTCGTGGAATATCGCGACGCCCTTGCGCCGCGCATGGTTTCAACAGATCGGTGGGCCCTGTGA
- a CDS encoding TetR family transcriptional regulator, translated as MLLSRRALNKAETRASIARSAISILKNSGIEGLTADKIAESAGISRRTFFNYFPTVDSALNVPVEQFIEAVLSAVEELDDSVPLSEAAVLAVSQMRDLELYRSVAEMFLLAQSHPPLARLQTETWDSCSLSLAEFLKERYSRPLDLDSFAFVFAITGAGKAAFVYWAQESGGDLSDASLKLLHSYLVDALSTLRDGFPTIRSFSRGA; from the coding sequence GTGCTCCTTTCTAGACGTGCCCTCAATAAGGCCGAAACCCGGGCTTCAATCGCTCGATCGGCAATTTCAATCCTAAAAAATAGTGGGATCGAAGGTCTCACCGCAGACAAGATCGCAGAGAGTGCTGGCATCAGTCGCCGCACGTTCTTCAACTATTTCCCAACGGTGGATTCTGCGCTCAATGTTCCCGTCGAACAATTTATTGAAGCTGTTTTGTCCGCCGTAGAAGAACTCGATGATTCGGTTCCGCTCTCGGAAGCTGCCGTACTGGCAGTAAGTCAGATGCGCGATCTTGAGCTCTACCGCTCGGTTGCCGAGATGTTCTTGCTTGCACAAAGCCATCCCCCGCTTGCACGCTTGCAAACCGAAACGTGGGACTCCTGTTCACTGAGTCTTGCGGAATTCCTCAAAGAGCGATACTCACGTCCGCTCGATCTGGACTCTTTCGCGTTCGTTTTCGCAATTACTGGCGCTGGCAAGGCCGCTTTTGTCTATTGGGCGCAAGAGTCCGGTGGCGACCTTAGCGATGCTTCGTTGAAACTACTTCATTCGTATCTTGTTGACGCCCTTTCAACGTTAAGAGACGGATTCCCCACCATTCGCTCATTCTCTCGAGGGGCATAG
- a CDS encoding biotin--[acetyl-CoA-carboxylase] ligase, whose translation MMLDSCPSTNAYIGEQFRAHPEQWNTLDWVATADQTAGTGRLGREWVAPRGTSLALSVFFRVDQPGEIPSSEATWLSVLCALALTRTLEELGADERAARLKWPNDVLVNGKKIAGILAQFHSVLLPLHPGATAGTERETSSGVGVGIGTNISMTQDQLPVRTATSLALEGIEASIDQVREVFLKNIREAFQTFKQGNYQPAAWLRDAVKNKLSSLNMDVRAELPNGRHVYGQCVDLDNQGALIIESADGQRHTISAGDIIHLRRSDGAYA comes from the coding sequence ATGATGCTGGACTCGTGCCCTTCAACGAACGCCTATATTGGCGAGCAATTCCGAGCCCACCCAGAACAGTGGAACACGCTGGACTGGGTGGCCACCGCGGATCAGACCGCCGGCACGGGCCGGTTAGGTCGCGAATGGGTGGCGCCTCGCGGTACCAGCCTCGCGCTCAGCGTTTTCTTCCGAGTAGACCAACCCGGCGAAATCCCATCCAGTGAGGCAACGTGGCTCTCGGTCCTCTGCGCACTGGCGCTTACGCGCACTCTGGAGGAACTCGGGGCTGACGAACGCGCGGCGCGCTTGAAATGGCCCAATGATGTCCTCGTCAACGGTAAAAAGATCGCCGGCATCCTCGCTCAATTCCATTCTGTTCTTCTCCCTCTTCACCCCGGCGCAACTGCAGGGACTGAGCGAGAGACGAGCAGCGGCGTCGGAGTGGGAATCGGAACCAATATCTCGATGACGCAAGATCAGCTCCCCGTCCGCACCGCCACTAGCCTGGCGTTAGAGGGCATCGAAGCGAGCATCGATCAAGTCCGCGAAGTCTTCCTGAAGAACATTCGCGAAGCCTTCCAAACGTTCAAGCAGGGAAACTACCAACCCGCCGCCTGGTTGCGCGATGCCGTGAAGAACAAACTGAGCTCTCTAAATATGGACGTTCGCGCAGAACTACCCAACGGTCGGCACGTCTACGGTCAATGTGTGGACCTTGATAATCAGGGAGCGCTCATTATTGAATCCGCGGACGGACAAAGGCACACCATCAGCGCCGGCGACATTATTCACTTGCGCCGGTCAGACGGGGCCTACGCCTAA
- a CDS encoding DUF885 domain-containing protein: MTLETPITRAPSAIDEACEKFFAEYLKLSPEFGASLGLPGFEEAYEDRSPEGQRQVRDLMQRALDEIMGATPVDSIDQVTQHAVHERLSLWIENIDSGWTPLNNIASAPQNIRAVLDLMPTATAEDWDHIAGRLENIPEALSQAAASYKKSASDGKIAARRQVDIVLGQIADYTKAGGFFDDLVASAPQIFRTDGLQASAEAAKSGYEQFAGFLRTELLPLAPEKDAFGRERYLLASREFLGTSIDIDETYAWGVAELDRIIAEQERVANAIKPGATIEEAKALLNADSSRVLHGTDALKAWMQEKSDAAVAALGEQHFDIPEPVRKLECMIAPTQEGGIYYTGPSDDFSRPGQMWWSVPAGEDTFLTWSETSTVYHEGVPGHHLQIGTAVYLKETLNSVRRNFIWVSGHGEGWALYAERLMQELGYLDDLGDYLGMLDAQRMRAARVVFDLGVHCELEIPERWGSGVWTPEAGYEFLKKNLDTSPGQLDFEFNRYLGWAGQAPAYKIGERLWNDLRDEVKLSEGAAFDLKKFHREALALGSVGLDTLKFALTEVTVA; encoded by the coding sequence ATGACTCTTGAGACGCCCATCACACGAGCACCTAGTGCTATCGACGAAGCTTGCGAAAAGTTCTTCGCTGAATACCTGAAGCTGTCCCCCGAATTCGGCGCATCGCTAGGGCTACCAGGTTTTGAAGAAGCCTATGAGGACCGTTCTCCCGAGGGCCAGCGTCAAGTGCGGGATCTCATGCAACGCGCTCTCGACGAAATCATGGGAGCAACTCCGGTTGACTCGATTGATCAGGTCACGCAGCACGCCGTTCACGAACGCCTGAGCCTATGGATTGAAAACATCGATTCCGGCTGGACGCCACTGAACAACATTGCGTCTGCTCCGCAGAACATTCGCGCCGTCCTGGATCTCATGCCCACCGCCACAGCCGAGGACTGGGATCACATTGCCGGGCGCCTCGAAAATATCCCTGAGGCACTGAGCCAAGCTGCGGCGTCGTACAAGAAAAGCGCAAGCGACGGCAAAATTGCAGCCCGCCGCCAAGTGGACATTGTCCTAGGGCAGATCGCGGACTATACCAAGGCTGGCGGTTTCTTCGATGATCTAGTGGCGAGCGCACCCCAAATTTTCCGCACGGACGGCCTCCAAGCAAGTGCCGAAGCTGCAAAGTCGGGGTACGAGCAGTTTGCCGGGTTCTTGCGGACCGAGCTTCTACCGCTTGCGCCGGAGAAGGATGCCTTCGGCCGTGAACGCTACCTTCTTGCCAGCCGCGAGTTCTTGGGAACGTCCATCGACATCGACGAAACCTACGCCTGGGGCGTTGCCGAGCTGGACCGAATCATTGCCGAGCAAGAACGAGTTGCCAACGCCATCAAGCCTGGCGCCACCATCGAGGAAGCCAAAGCACTTCTCAATGCAGACTCCTCGCGCGTCCTGCACGGCACTGATGCTTTAAAGGCGTGGATGCAGGAGAAGTCCGATGCCGCCGTAGCGGCGTTGGGTGAGCAACACTTTGATATTCCAGAACCGGTTCGCAAACTCGAATGCATGATTGCGCCAACGCAAGAGGGCGGCATTTACTACACCGGACCCAGCGACGATTTCTCTCGCCCGGGTCAGATGTGGTGGTCCGTACCCGCCGGTGAAGACACGTTCCTCACGTGGTCAGAAACCAGCACGGTCTACCACGAGGGCGTCCCCGGTCACCACTTGCAGATTGGCACGGCCGTTTACCTCAAGGAAACCCTGAACTCCGTGCGTCGAAACTTCATTTGGGTTTCTGGCCACGGTGAAGGCTGGGCTTTATATGCCGAGCGGCTCATGCAAGAACTTGGCTACCTTGATGACCTGGGCGATTACCTAGGCATGCTCGATGCGCAGCGCATGAGGGCCGCGCGCGTGGTGTTCGATCTTGGCGTCCACTGCGAACTAGAAATCCCGGAACGGTGGGGTTCCGGCGTCTGGACTCCGGAAGCGGGCTATGAATTCTTGAAGAAGAATCTGGACACCTCCCCCGGCCAGCTGGATTTCGAGTTCAATCGCTACTTGGGATGGGCTGGTCAGGCGCCTGCCTACAAGATTGGTGAGCGTCTCTGGAACGATCTCCGGGATGAGGTCAAGCTAAGCGAAGGAGCTGCTTTCGATCTCAAGAAATTCCACCGTGAAGCACTCGCGCTAGGATCCGTGGGACTGGATACCTTGAAGTTCGCCTTGACCGAAGTCACAGTCGCGTAA
- a CDS encoding SDR family oxidoreductase produces MTTEPISLRNRTILMSGGSRGIGLAIALRAAADGANLVLLAKTAQAHDKLEGTIFTAQAQIEEAGGKALAVVGDVRNDDDVASAVAQAVETFGGIDIVLNNASAIDLSKTPDLSMKKFDLMLDINARGSFLMAKSALPHLLESDHAHILTLSPPINLDPRWAGLHVGYTMSKYAMSLVTLGLAEELKGAGVGVNSLWPATLIDTAAIRAMPHGDKLAAQGRTAAIVADAAHAILTSNPRELTGQFLVDQDILAQKGHSDLSKYAVTPGNTDLLPDIFL; encoded by the coding sequence ATGACTACCGAGCCAATCAGCCTACGGAACCGAACCATCCTCATGAGCGGCGGCAGCCGCGGCATTGGCCTCGCCATTGCTTTGCGCGCCGCAGCAGACGGGGCAAACCTCGTGTTGCTGGCGAAGACTGCCCAGGCTCACGACAAGCTCGAGGGAACCATCTTCACGGCCCAAGCGCAGATCGAGGAGGCGGGCGGCAAGGCGCTCGCAGTGGTGGGTGATGTTCGAAATGACGACGACGTCGCTTCCGCTGTTGCACAGGCCGTTGAAACCTTCGGCGGCATTGACATAGTCCTCAACAACGCTTCCGCTATTGACCTCAGCAAGACGCCGGACTTGTCCATGAAGAAGTTCGATCTCATGTTGGATATCAACGCTCGAGGTTCCTTCCTGATGGCCAAGTCTGCGCTTCCGCATCTCTTGGAATCGGACCACGCACACATCCTGACGTTGTCCCCGCCTATCAACTTGGACCCGCGCTGGGCGGGACTCCACGTGGGCTACACCATGTCCAAGTACGCAATGAGCCTCGTGACCTTGGGCCTTGCCGAAGAACTCAAAGGCGCCGGAGTGGGCGTCAACTCCTTGTGGCCAGCAACGCTCATTGATACAGCAGCCATCCGGGCTATGCCTCACGGTGACAAGCTCGCAGCTCAAGGCCGGACTGCGGCGATTGTCGCGGACGCGGCTCACGCCATCCTGACCAGCAACCCACGCGAACTCACTGGCCAATTCTTGGTGGACCAGGACATCCTTGCGCAAAAAGGCCACTCTGACCTGAGCAAATACGCTGTCACTCCCGGCAACACGGATCTCCTTCCCGATATCTTCCTCTAG
- a CDS encoding glycosyltransferase family 2 protein, which translates to MTILDIPHHEKSALSKVLRFSRGQVRNFRDYGGFAKATTQRHFSKDHRTRMAAISAGVRLPDRYPRLGTGSVAAVTMVRNEEDIIEQTVNHLLEQGVDYVLIADNNSTDSTPEILAKLSNNPRIGLAFDSVPAYFQSEKMENLTSFARSIGATWVIPFDADEYWYAEGQTLASYLRNSDGKRFPALVHNAFPTLDSAHELWVDESHEVLPKTAFKSFPFSYPTMGNHFAGRPGQFQGGLHIIHHPWRSKAQIREKSRNGSLALKLAGFETQYGSQWTGIDDKSDLMVDQIWESILRQEPDPVLGLRATGPFHLVDPRNMSSWNLTTP; encoded by the coding sequence GTGACAATTTTGGATATCCCACACCACGAAAAGTCAGCACTTTCCAAGGTTTTGAGATTTTCCCGTGGTCAAGTGAGAAATTTTAGAGACTACGGTGGCTTCGCAAAGGCAACCACCCAACGGCATTTCTCCAAGGATCACCGCACTAGGATGGCCGCCATATCGGCGGGCGTCCGCCTCCCCGACCGATATCCCCGCTTAGGTACCGGATCGGTTGCTGCCGTAACGATGGTGCGAAATGAGGAAGACATCATTGAGCAGACCGTGAACCATCTGCTCGAACAAGGCGTGGACTATGTCCTCATTGCCGACAACAACTCGACGGACTCAACTCCTGAGATTCTCGCGAAATTGTCAAATAATCCCAGGATTGGCTTAGCGTTCGATAGCGTGCCCGCCTACTTCCAGTCGGAAAAGATGGAAAATTTGACGTCGTTCGCTCGTTCAATTGGAGCCACCTGGGTGATTCCGTTCGACGCGGACGAGTACTGGTATGCAGAAGGGCAGACGTTAGCCAGTTATCTTAGGAATAGCGACGGGAAACGTTTTCCTGCGTTGGTTCACAACGCCTTCCCCACACTCGATTCAGCACACGAGCTCTGGGTTGATGAAAGTCACGAAGTGCTTCCTAAGACAGCCTTCAAAAGTTTTCCATTTTCATATCCAACAATGGGCAACCACTTTGCAGGACGACCAGGGCAATTCCAAGGAGGACTACATATCATCCATCATCCGTGGCGTTCAAAGGCACAGATTCGGGAGAAATCTCGCAACGGTAGCTTGGCGCTAAAACTGGCGGGCTTTGAAACCCAATATGGCAGTCAATGGACTGGAATTGACGACAAATCAGATCTGATGGTTGATCAGATCTGGGAGTCAATACTGAGACAGGAACCAGATCCAGTACTTGGGCTTCGCGCCACCGGACCTTTCCATCTGGTCGATCCACGCAATATGTCCTCATGGAACTTGACAACCCCCTAA
- a CDS encoding acyl-CoA carboxylase subunit beta, whose translation MTAPAANARDAGASNAPSIDLTTTAGKIADFRRRETESQLPSGQAAVAKQHDRGKHTARERIDLLLDENSFVEFDALAVHRTSAFGMDKKRPLGDGVVSGYGTIDGRLVAVYSQDFTVYGGSLSQVNGEKIVKVQEFALRNACPVIGINDGGGARIQEGVASLAMFADIFRNNVHSSGVIPQISLIMGPCAGGAAYSPALTDYVVMVDKTSHMFITGPDVIKTVTGEEVDMETLGGARQHNAVTGTSTYLATDEEDAIEFVKELLDFLPSSNLSPTPMEGFEENLEITDIDEALDTLIPDSANQPYDMRAVIEAIVDDGHFLEMQSLYAPNVLIGYARVEGRPIGIVANQPMQFAGTLDIAASEKAARFVRNCDAFNIPILTLVDVPGFLPGTDQEFQGIIRRGAKLLYAYAEATVPKITIITRKAYGGAYIVMGSKKLGADLNFAWPTAQIGVMGAQGAVNILYRRDLAAVEANGGDVEARRTEIIEGYEAELLNPYQAAELGYLDAVIAPQDTRLQVVRGLRALRDKHVSNPAKKHGNIPL comes from the coding sequence ATGACCGCTCCAGCTGCGAATGCCCGCGACGCCGGCGCCAGCAACGCCCCCAGCATCGACCTCACCACTACCGCCGGCAAAATCGCGGATTTCCGTCGCCGAGAGACTGAGTCACAACTCCCCTCAGGCCAAGCCGCGGTAGCCAAGCAGCATGATCGCGGCAAGCACACCGCCCGTGAGCGCATCGACTTGTTGCTGGATGAGAACTCCTTCGTTGAATTCGATGCCCTGGCCGTGCACCGCACCTCGGCTTTCGGCATGGACAAGAAGCGACCGCTGGGAGATGGCGTGGTCTCCGGGTACGGAACCATCGATGGCCGTCTTGTAGCGGTGTACTCACAGGACTTCACCGTGTACGGCGGTTCGCTCAGCCAGGTTAACGGCGAGAAGATCGTCAAGGTGCAGGAATTTGCGCTTCGCAACGCGTGCCCGGTCATTGGTATCAATGACGGCGGTGGCGCTCGCATTCAAGAAGGCGTGGCATCGCTAGCCATGTTCGCGGATATTTTCCGCAACAACGTTCATTCCTCGGGAGTCATCCCTCAGATTTCGCTCATCATGGGCCCCTGCGCCGGCGGCGCCGCCTACTCCCCCGCCCTCACGGATTACGTGGTGATGGTAGACAAGACCAGCCACATGTTCATCACCGGCCCGGACGTCATCAAGACCGTCACCGGCGAAGAAGTGGACATGGAAACCCTCGGCGGAGCCCGCCAGCACAACGCGGTCACCGGTACCTCCACCTACTTGGCAACCGACGAAGAAGACGCCATCGAGTTCGTCAAGGAGCTCCTGGACTTCCTGCCATCCAGCAACCTCTCCCCCACGCCCATGGAAGGCTTCGAGGAGAACCTGGAAATCACGGATATTGATGAAGCGCTGGACACGCTCATCCCTGACTCCGCGAATCAGCCCTATGACATGCGCGCCGTCATCGAGGCGATCGTGGACGACGGCCACTTCTTGGAGATGCAGTCCCTGTACGCGCCGAACGTGCTGATTGGATACGCTCGCGTTGAGGGCCGCCCCATTGGAATCGTGGCCAACCAGCCCATGCAGTTCGCCGGGACCCTCGACATTGCCGCCTCGGAGAAAGCAGCGCGCTTTGTCCGCAACTGCGACGCTTTCAACATCCCCATCCTGACCCTTGTTGATGTACCTGGCTTCTTGCCCGGCACGGACCAGGAGTTCCAAGGCATTATTCGTCGCGGCGCCAAGCTTCTCTACGCCTACGCTGAAGCGACTGTCCCGAAGATCACCATCATCACGCGCAAAGCCTACGGCGGTGCCTACATTGTGATGGGCTCCAAGAAGCTCGGCGCAGACCTGAACTTCGCGTGGCCCACCGCGCAAATTGGCGTCATGGGCGCTCAGGGAGCGGTCAACATTCTGTACCGCCGCGATTTGGCCGCCGTGGAAGCTAACGGTGGAGACGTCGAAGCGCGCCGCACGGAGATCATCGAAGGCTACGAAGCCGAGCTCTTGAACCCGTACCAGGCAGCTGAACTGGGTTACCTGGACGCCGTGATTGCGCCACAAGATACGCGCCTACAAGTAGTGCGCGGCCTTCGCGCACTACGCGATAAGCACGTCTCCAACCCTGCCAAGAAGCACGGAAACATTCCGCTATGA
- a CDS encoding acyl-CoA carboxylase subunit epsilon: MSLAPNTRSSRSWEGEAEEVEKPLFKVVSGEPTAEELAALTACLMVATASTEEPEESLTRNDLVREAIKRGRHFMQLPTIWRGNR, translated from the coding sequence ATGAGTCTGGCGCCAAATACTCGCTCCTCCCGCTCGTGGGAAGGCGAAGCCGAAGAGGTTGAGAAACCGCTGTTCAAGGTGGTCTCGGGAGAACCGACCGCTGAAGAACTTGCGGCGCTGACCGCTTGCCTGATGGTCGCAACAGCCTCCACCGAGGAGCCGGAAGAGTCTCTCACGCGTAACGATTTGGTGCGCGAGGCCATCAAGCGAGGTCGGCATTTCATGCAGTTGCCGACCATCTGGCGAGGGAACCGCTAA
- a CDS encoding dicarboxylate/amino acid:cation symporter: MTNPAATTAPRRRLPQWMTSFGPQIIAALALGLLLGLWAKQTGHTAETPNALGVTLQVIGSSYVSLLKAAVVPLVFFAVVASIANLAQVTNAARLAWKTLLWFCITAFIAVLIGITLGLVFQPGVGTGQAAPSDYTGKTGSWWGFLQGLIPVNFLGLSASSKVAETGAVTTSVSFDVLQILVIAIAIGVAALKVGAAAEPFISFSRSILAIIQKVLWWIIRIAPIGTVGLIGNAVATYGWDTMGSLAKFVVAIYVGLALVLFVVYPVIVRSHGLSVRQYFSGAWPAIQLAFVSRSSVGTMPLTQRVTERNMGVPSGYASFAVPLGATTKMDGCAAIYPAIAAIFVAQFFGIELNFSHYLLIVIVSVLGSAATAGTTGATVMLTLTLSTLGLPLAGVGLLLAVDPIVDMGRTAVNVAGQVLVPTIVSKREGILDETLYNADRDGDPFKDEAKVAEEVSA, from the coding sequence ATGACTAATCCTGCCGCCACCACCGCCCCACGGCGCCGTCTACCACAGTGGATGACGTCCTTCGGGCCCCAAATCATTGCCGCGCTTGCGCTTGGACTCCTTCTGGGACTCTGGGCTAAGCAGACCGGCCACACCGCTGAAACCCCGAACGCCCTTGGAGTGACCCTTCAGGTCATCGGTTCCAGCTATGTCAGCCTCTTGAAGGCCGCCGTGGTTCCGCTGGTGTTCTTCGCCGTCGTAGCGTCCATCGCGAACCTTGCACAAGTAACGAACGCTGCTCGCTTGGCGTGGAAGACGCTCTTGTGGTTCTGCATCACGGCCTTCATCGCCGTACTGATTGGCATCACCTTGGGGTTGGTGTTCCAGCCAGGCGTGGGAACCGGCCAGGCCGCTCCTTCCGATTACACCGGTAAGACTGGCTCTTGGTGGGGCTTCCTGCAGGGCCTCATCCCCGTGAACTTCTTGGGCCTCTCTGCTTCCAGCAAGGTAGCCGAAACGGGCGCCGTGACGACCTCTGTTTCCTTTGACGTCCTGCAGATCCTCGTGATCGCCATCGCCATCGGTGTAGCCGCCCTCAAGGTAGGCGCCGCTGCCGAGCCATTCATTTCCTTTAGCCGCTCAATCCTTGCCATCATCCAGAAGGTGCTGTGGTGGATCATCCGCATTGCACCGATTGGCACCGTTGGTTTGATCGGTAACGCCGTGGCAACCTACGGCTGGGACACCATGGGTTCCCTCGCCAAGTTCGTGGTGGCCATCTACGTTGGTCTGGCGCTGGTTCTCTTTGTGGTCTACCCCGTCATCGTGCGATCACACGGCTTGTCCGTCCGCCAGTACTTCTCCGGCGCGTGGCCGGCCATTCAGCTGGCTTTCGTGTCCCGCTCTTCCGTTGGCACCATGCCGCTCACGCAGCGCGTGACCGAACGCAACATGGGCGTTCCTAGCGGATACGCATCGTTTGCTGTCCCGCTGGGCGCAACCACCAAGATGGACGGCTGCGCTGCGATCTACCCCGCCATTGCAGCCATCTTCGTCGCCCAGTTCTTCGGCATCGAACTGAACTTCAGCCACTACCTGCTGATCGTCATCGTTTCCGTCCTAGGCTCCGCAGCTACCGCCGGCACCACTGGCGCAACCGTCATGTTGACGCTAACGCTATCCACCTTGGGTCTGCCACTAGCTGGCGTTGGCCTCTTGCTTGCCGTTGATCCTATTGTGGACATGGGCCGCACCGCCGTGAACGTCGCCGGCCAGGTTCTGGTTCCGACGATCGTTTCTAAGCGCGAAGGGATCTTGGACGAAACGCTGTACAACGCTGATCGTGATGGGGATCCGTTTAAGGACGAAGCAAAGGTTGCCGAGGAAGTAAGCGCCTAG
- a CDS encoding ABC transporter ATP-binding protein, which produces MLGVAAMLPLMLLVTGSTDNVAIVTLSQLVGTRDLQDLLIIVSGLVAGSFVTKAVLQLSFKWWLSGHTSRLEAEASTELFRRYVDADYSDHRERNMSEIHRNIGQSIGQAFNGVLLGLISLLTDGLTIILILIVLCIVSPWTTLGVILIFGSVMLGMQTLLRKRQQRVGEEIAEHQVAAWNAVLPGINGFRESRVTKTSAEFVERFFGARSGQAQAGRRMSILSEFPRYVLEIVFVVGVGSLSVLLFTTQDQGQALSILGVFVAAATRLLPTLNRFAGTVGSVRMSNAGLQIVVAELDKLDSSKQVDLSSETPLEKHQDIQVNDVWYRFEDSEEFVVSGVSLTIRAGSTVAFVGSSGAGKSTLLDILLGLFHPTKGEVLYGKVNIHDSLGPWYGTVAIVSQDIFILDDTLAANVAYGTPTGQIDMARVREVVSLAQLDEAVSQLPEGLETRLGERGVRLSGGQRQRVGIARALYRDPDVLILDEATSALDNITEYQISETMKSLSGERTIIIVAHRLSTVKNADEIFFMKNGRIAGSGKFEDLQKSNSDFAELVRIGSTKSN; this is translated from the coding sequence ATGCTTGGCGTCGCAGCGATGTTGCCGCTCATGCTTCTGGTGACCGGATCAACGGATAACGTCGCGATCGTGACACTGAGCCAGCTAGTGGGTACGCGTGATTTGCAGGATTTACTGATCATAGTCTCTGGTCTTGTGGCCGGGTCTTTCGTTACAAAAGCTGTTCTGCAACTCTCCTTTAAATGGTGGTTGTCAGGCCACACATCTAGGTTGGAAGCGGAAGCTTCAACGGAGCTATTCCGTCGCTATGTCGATGCTGATTACTCGGATCACCGAGAAAGAAACATGTCCGAGATTCATCGGAACATCGGGCAATCAATTGGGCAAGCATTTAACGGAGTACTGCTAGGACTCATTTCGCTATTAACTGATGGCCTGACAATTATTTTGATCCTCATTGTTTTGTGTATCGTTTCGCCATGGACCACGCTTGGGGTCATCCTGATATTTGGCTCCGTGATGCTGGGGATGCAAACTCTGCTTCGAAAAAGGCAACAACGTGTCGGCGAAGAAATTGCGGAACATCAGGTTGCAGCGTGGAACGCCGTACTTCCAGGTATCAATGGATTTCGCGAATCAAGAGTTACAAAGACTTCAGCCGAGTTTGTTGAGCGATTCTTTGGCGCGCGAAGTGGCCAAGCCCAAGCTGGGAGACGGATGTCGATACTTTCGGAGTTCCCACGGTATGTTCTGGAAATTGTCTTTGTGGTTGGAGTTGGTTCGTTGTCTGTTTTGCTTTTCACAACGCAGGACCAAGGCCAAGCTCTTTCCATACTTGGCGTCTTTGTTGCCGCGGCTACTAGGCTGCTTCCAACATTGAACCGATTTGCTGGAACGGTTGGATCCGTTCGCATGAGCAATGCTGGGCTACAAATTGTGGTTGCGGAGCTTGACAAGCTTGACTCTTCGAAACAAGTCGACCTGTCGAGCGAGACTCCCTTGGAGAAACATCAAGATATCCAAGTAAATGATGTGTGGTATCGCTTTGAGGATTCAGAAGAATTTGTAGTGTCCGGGGTTAGCCTAACAATAAGGGCCGGATCTACGGTTGCATTCGTGGGCTCAAGTGGCGCTGGAAAAAGTACGCTCCTCGACATCCTCCTTGGCCTCTTTCATCCAACTAAGGGTGAGGTCCTCTATGGAAAGGTAAATATCCATGATTCTCTTGGGCCTTGGTATGGAACTGTCGCGATTGTTTCTCAGGATATTTTCATATTGGACGACACCCTCGCGGCAAATGTAGCGTACGGAACGCCAACCGGTCAGATTGATATGGCGAGAGTTCGTGAAGTGGTCTCGTTGGCGCAACTAGATGAAGCTGTCTCTCAGCTTCCTGAAGGTTTGGAAACACGTCTCGGCGAACGTGGCGTGAGGCTATCGGGCGGACAGCGGCAGCGAGTAGGTATTGCGAGGGCACTCTATCGCGATCCAGATGTGCTAATTCTCGACGAGGCAACTTCTGCGCTCGACAACATCACCGAGTATCAAATCTCAGAAACAATGAAGTCCCTATCGGGCGAACGAACCATTATTATTGTCGCGCACCGCTTGTCTACGGTGAAGAATGCCGATGAAATCTTCTTCATGAAAAACGGTCGGATTGCGGGCAGCGGCAAGTTTGAGGATCTTCAAAAGAGCAATTCAGACTTTGCAGAGCTTGTCCGAATCGGTAGTACAAAAAGCAACTAA